Below is a genomic region from Bacteroidota bacterium.
TACGAAGGAGAATTCCTCGTCGGCGCGAGCAACACCCAGGTCTCGGGCGACGCCTACGAGTTCCCGGACATCGAGTGGACGACTGTGGACTCGCTCCGCCAGGCCTCCCCGCCCGACGGCGCGAACCAGGCGTTCACCGCGTCCTACAGCGACGCCGCCGCCGCCAACCCCATCGGCGTCACCGTTGACCAACTCTCCTTCTCGGGCGAGGACGACGACTTCGTGACGCTCGAGTTCACCGTGACCAACACCTCGGGCGCGGACCTCAGCGACATCTACCTGGGAATCTTCGTCGACTGGGACGTGAGCAACTTCGAGCAGAACATCGGCGGCTACGACGAGGACAACCGTGTGCTCTACGTATTCAGCGACGAAGCCAACCCGGCGGATCCGAACTACTACGGCCAGGTCGCCATCGGCAGCGAGGACGACGTGCCGGTCTCAGGCGTGTTCTACGACGCGCTCCCCGGGGATGACATCCTCTTCCAGGCGCTTACCAACATCTCGCCTGATCCGATCGGCCCAGCAGACCGGCGGACCGTGCTCGGCCTCGGCCCGTACAGCATCGCCGACGGCGAGAGCGCGACGGCGGTCTTCGCCATCGTCGGGGGCGAGAACGAGCAGGACGTCATCGCCAACGCTTGCAAGGCGCAGGGCAACAGCGACTGCAACCCCGTCTCGACGGAGGAGTCGACGCCGGACGGCACGTTCACGCTCCACGCGGCCTATCCCAACCCGTTCCGCTCGGCGACCAACGTCGGCTTCACGCTGCCGGCGAGCCAGGACGTCCGCCTGACGGTCTACGACGTGCTCGGCCGCCGCGTGACCACCCTCGCCGACGGCCTCTACCCCAGCGGGTACAACTCGGTCCGGTTCGACGCCTCGAACCTGCCCAGCGGCATGTACGTCGTCCGCCTGGAGACTGGGTCGCTGGACCTCACCGAACGCGTCTCGCTCGTCCGCTAGACGACGCGCTCCGCTACAGCAGCGTGGCCCCGCCGGTGCACTTCCGGCGGGGCCACGTTGTTCTACGCCTGTGCGGTCGGTGCCGCCAGCCGGCGCTACCAGTACGCGTAGTAGGCCAGGTCCTCCGGGTCGACGGTCGTCTCGACGACCTGGCGGCAGTCGCGGCAGCGGAAGACGACCTCGCGCGGCGTACCCGTCGTGCCGGTGAGGAAGCGCAGCGCCCGCATCCCGTAGCGGCGCTCGATGCGGATGCGGGCGTGGCTCCGGTCGCGCGACGGCTCGCAGGTGCACGTCATCGCCTGCGGCACGGGGGCGACCGGCACGGGAGCAACCGGCACGGGCGCGGGCTCGGGCACCGGGAGGCGGTCGAACAGGTTGAGCTGCATCCTGCGCGCCTCCTGCGCCTGCGCGCGCTCGAAGAGGTAGTAGTCCAGCGAGAGCCGGCCCGACCCGTGCAGGAAGATGGCCACGAGGAGGAACAGCACGAGCGTCGCCAGCTCGAACGACTGGCCCGCAGCCAGCAGCCCCTCCCCGGCGTGCACGACGAACACGGCACCGATCAGGATCGGCACCTGGAGGAGCGCCGCGACGCGTGTCAGCAGGCCCAGCGTGAGCAGCAGCCCGCCGCCGAGGTGCGCCAGCGCGACGTAGTGGACGAGCGCCACCGACAGCAACGACACGTCCGTCCCCGCGCCGAGGATCTCGACGAGCGAGGACGAGTCGCTGATGAAGAGCGCCCCTCGGATGAAGAGGGCGATGCCGAGGTAGATGCGGATCAGGTCGAAGACCAGATCGCGGTTGGCGTCCATCCATTCGATGGCACGGTGACTGGCAGACATAGCAGCCTCTTGTGAAAGATAGGAGAAGGGAATATTCTTGCTACGGCACTACACCCTCGCCGGATCCGGTGCGTCCGAGATCGGTGCCGCCAGCTACCAGAGCCGCTGCGCCTTCGGGTCGCGGCGCATCGCCGGTCGGAGCACGTTCGGGCGGTCCTCCGGGAGCATCTGCCGCAGCACGAGTGCGAGGACGGCCCCGGCGAAGAACCCACCGATGTGCGCGCCGTAGGCCACGCCGCCTGTCTGCTCCGCCGCCGCAATCGCCCCGAAGCCATTGATGAACTGGAACACGATCCACAGTCCGATGGCAAGCAGCGCCGGCACCGCGATGACCCGGAAGAAAAAGACGGTGTGGACCCGGTTGCGCGGGAAGAGCACGAGGTACGCCCCGAGCACGCCCGCGATAGCCCCGCTCGCCCCGAGGTTCGGGATGACGGAGTCCGGGTCGAGCGCGATCTGGGCCGCGCTCGCGGCGAGCCCGCTGACGAGGTAGAAGGCCAGGAAAGCTCCGTGCCCGAACCGGTGCTCGACGTTGTCGCCGAAGATCCAGAGGTAGAGCAGGTTGCCGCCGAGGTGCCCGAACCCGCCGTGCATGAACATGCTCGAGAGCAGCGTCAGGTAGATCGGCACCGGGCCGGGGCGCTGCGGAAGTCGGTCCAGGCTCGCCGGGCTGAGCGTGGCGTCGGCGGCGTTGACGAGGTCCTGGCCCGTCGTGATCTCGTACGGGACCGTGCTCCACCCGTAGATCAACTCGGGGTCCATCAGCTGGAGCACGAACACGCCGACGTTGGCCAGCAGCAGGGCGATGGTCACGAACGCCGGTCCGTCGAGGTGGCGATCGTCGTCGCCGATGGGAAACAGCATGGAGCCGAAAGCGAGGTGAGAGGGGCAGCGGTCTGTACGTCCCGCTCGGCGCAATCGTTTCTACGCGCCCCCGGGCACCAGCCCGCGGTGCACGGCCCAGAACACCGCCGCGGCGTGCATCCCGTGCACGATCTCACCGCGCTCGACCAGCCCGACGAGGTCGGCGGCGTCTACGAGCCGGACCTGCAGGTCCTCAGTCTCGTCTAGGGACGGTGCCTCGACGCGGTGCGCGCCCCGCGCGACGAACAGATGCCCGTAGTTGGTCTGGCGGGCGGGTTCGACGGCGCACGGGCCGAGCGAGGTCCAGGTGCCGGCCTCGTACCCAGTCTCTTCGAGCAGCTCGCGCCGGGCGGCGTCCAGCGGCGTCTCGCCCTCGCCGATGATGCCGGCGGCGAACTCGAGCGCCGTCCGGTCGACCGGGTACCGGTACTGCTCGACGAGGACGGCCTTTCCGTCGTCCGTCAGCGCTACGATGAGCGACCAGTCGGGCACCTCGGCCACATGAAACTCTTCGATTTCGGCCCCTGTCGGGAGGCGGACGTGATCGGCCCGGAGGGTGAGCCACCACCGGTCGACGACGGTTTCTGAGTCGATAGTCGTCCACCGGCGGTGGCTCGGGGGTTCAGTTGGCATGAGACCGGTCGATAATGAGAGGTGTCAAGGTATCCACGCAGACCGTAGCCTGTGGGGCTCTCAGGGTGTGTCCGCGCGGTGACGAGGCAGTTTTCCCACCTTCTGCAACCGATCCTATGCGTCTCCTCTGTCTCTGCGCCTGCGTTCTGCTGGCAGGACCCGTCAGCGCCCAATCGTTCATTCTGGAGGCGTCCAGCGGCGGCGGCGGCCTGGAAGAGGACGTGGCTCGCGGGCTTGCACTCAGTCCAGAGGGCGACCGCTACATCACGGGCATCTTCGAGGACGTGGCCACGTTCGGCGAGGCGTCTGTCACGAGCATCGGCGGGAATGACTTCTTCCTGGTCAAATACGGTCCGGCTGGCGACGTGCTCTGGGCGCGGCGCGGCGGCACCAACGCGAACGACTTCGCAGCCGAAGTCGCCGTAGCGCCGGACGGCGGCGTCTACCTCGTGGGCTCCTTCAACGGCAGTGCCACGTTCGACGGAGGTGCCAACCCGGATGTGCTTCTAATCTCCGCCGGGGGCTTCGACATCTTCCTCGCCAAGTACGACATCGACGGCACCATACAGTGGGTCCAGCAAGGAGGCGGAGCGGGGCAAGACGTTGGCCGAGACTTGGCGGTAGACGACAGTGGGAATGCCTACGTAGCCGGCAGCTTCGAGGGCGACGGCAACTTCGGTGGCCGGATGGTAACCAGCGCGGGGGAGAGCGACGCGCTCCTTGTGAAATATGCCCCAGACGGCAGCGTCGCCTGGGCGAGGCGCAGCGGTGGCGGCCAGGACGACGCCGGCTACGGCGTCGCCGTGACGCCCGACGGCACCGCGCACGTCAGCGGCGTCTTCAGAAGCACCGCACAGTTTGGCCCGCTCTCCAGGCAAAGCCTCGGCGGCGCTGATGTGTTCGTCGCTCAGTACGATGCGAGCGGCGAGGTCGCCTGGGCCACGCGGATCGGCTCCCCCGAAGACGAGGTGACGCGCGGCGGCGGCATCGACCTCGCCGCGAACGGCACCGTCTACGTTCACGGCGGCTTCGACGGCACAATCACCATCGGCAGCGACGTACTGACGAGCCTCGGCATGGCCGACGTCTTCGTGGCGCGGATCAACCGCAGCGGCGATCCCGCCTGGGCACGCCGCGGCGGCGGGGACGGAGACGACGCCCCCAACGCCCTCAACGTCTTCGGCAACGGCGTTCTGATCACAGGTGCCGTGGAGGGATCAGGCTCCTTTTCTGAGGTGCCTTTCACCACGCAGGCTCAAGACGCCTACTTCGCGGTCTTCGACATTGCAGGCAACCTCTTCGACCTGAACATTCTCGGAGGTCCGGGCGACGACGTGGGCACGGCCATCGACTCCGACGCGTCGCGTGCACAGTTTTCCGTGGCTGGCCTCTTCGAGGAAACCGCCGCCTTCGGCAGTCTCGAACTCACCAGTGCCGGCGAGACGGACGCCTACCTGGTCGACGGCCGCTTCGGCGTGGTGGACCTCGAACCGGACGCGGGCGCACCCACGAGGCACGCACTCGGTGCGGCCTATCCCAACCCCTTCAGGCACTCAGCCACCCTCGCCCTCGACGTGGCCGCGGCACAGCATGTGCGCGTCGAGTTGTTCGACGTGCTTGGCCGACGGGTATCGATGGTCCATGCGGGCCGCCTGCCGGCCGGCCAGCACCGCGTCACTGTGCAGGCCGCCGGGCTCCCGACGGGCCTCTACCTGGTCCGGGCCGAAGGCGAGACGTTCCAGCTCACCCGGCGCGTGACGCTCGTGCGCTGATCCCACCCACGATGCACTCGCGGGTGGAGGTTCCCTCATCCTGAGCGGTTCAGCAGCACCTGGAGCGCAGGGTAGTCCACTTTCGCGTTGTGGCGGCGGTCGAGTGGGACTGCCGCGACGGGCAAGACAGCGGCGAGGTGCGCCCAGGCGAGGGCCTCGCGGAGGCGCTCGTCATCGAACCCGTCCTGGGCCTCGACGACGAGCGTCCGGCGGCCCTCAGCGGCGACCAAGGCGCTGCGACGAACGCCGGCGACCTCGCGCGCGGCAGCTTCGACAGCGAGGGGGTAGAGCGTGCCGTGCGCGTCGCGGACTGCCGCCGCGCACCGGCCGAGGAGCCACAACCGTCCGTCCGTCTCCAGCGTCCCCGCGTCGCCCGTGCGGTGCCACCGCACGCCGCCGACCTCGAACTTAGACTCGGCGTCACCCGCTCCGCCGAGATAGCCGGGGAGCACATGCGCACCGCTCACGACAATCTCACCCGCCGTGCCGGGCGGGCATGTGAGGGCCTCGAACGTGGTCCCGCTGAGGGGGCCAATCGGCGTGCCCCAGCAGTCCTCGATCACCCGAAGGCGGACCGTGTCCACAGGCCGACCGGCCGGCAGACCACTGCCGGTGCGGACGCGTTCGCGGTCGGACGCTGTGAGCGAAGCAGCGGGCAGTTCGGCGATGGGTTCGGCCTCGGTCGAGCCGTAGACGGCGACGACCTCGGCGGCGGGGGCCGCAGCCTGGAGTCGGTCGAGGAGGTCGGGAAAGACGGGTGCGCCGCCGGTGTCGAGGCGGCGGAGGCGGGCAAGCGGGGCGAGGTCTTCCGCTCCGAGCAGGCGCTCGAAAAAGGCCGGAGAGGCCGCACTGCGCGTGACCTCTTCGGCCTCGATCTGCGCCAGTACGGGCGCAGGCGCGACAGCGCCCGGTCGGCGAAGGTCGGCCTCGGGAAGCACGCTCGTGAGGCCCGAGGCGAGGCCTGCGAGGACAAAGACGGGGAGCGTCGGCAGGTCCACCTGCCCGGCCTCGTGCCCTAGCGCCTCGGCGAGGGCGCGGTGCTGCGCGCGGAGGAACCCGTGCGTGCGGACCGCCGCCTTCGGCGCGCCCGTGCTCCCGGTCGTAAACGTCAGCAGCGCCGGGTCGTCGGGCGCACAGGGCGTTACCGGACACGCGCCTCCGCCCCTGCTCCAGCGCTTCGCGCCCGGCACCCAACCCCCGACAGCAAACCGGAGCGGGATACGCCGCACGCCCGGCACGAACAGCCGCAGCCCGTGCGCCTTCGGCACGCCGACGAACGCGGCGGGCGGTAGGACGCGGCAGCAGGCTGCGACGTGGGCGCGCCCCGCACCCGGGTCGAGGAGGACCGCGACGAGGCCAAGCCGCAAGACGGCCGCGAGGACGACGTACAGTTCCACCGAGAGGGGGACGAGCACGAGCACCGCGTCCCCCTTGGCCAGCCCGGCGTGGGCGAGCCGGCCCGCTCCTTCGGCCCCGAGCCGCTCCAGGTCGGCAAAGGTGACAGCCCGCCGCCGACGCCCGCGCCCCTCGACAAGCGCGACGGCGTCCGGCCGCGCCTCGGCCTGGGCCTGGAATAGGTCGGCAACGTTCACAGCGGGCGACCGAAGAGCGCGTAGCGGCGCATGGGGTAGGCCGAGTTGTGGCGGCTGATGCGCACCGAGACGTTGGCCTCGTGCATGAGGGCGTGGAGGCCGCGCCGGAAGCCGAGGCGGCGGGCGGCCTCCTGCACGCGGAGCACGAGCGCCCCGCCGAGGCCCTCGCCCCGCGCGTCGGGATGCACTGCCACGGTCTTGACAATGACCGTGTCCACGGTCTCCCTCCGCTGCGCCTGCGCCAGATCGGGCACCGCAAAGACGAACCCGACCAGCGCGCTCTCGCGCTCGGCCAGGACGAGCAGCTCGGGG
It encodes:
- a CDS encoding DoxX family protein is translated as MSASHRAIEWMDANRDLVFDLIRIYLGIALFIRGALFISDSSSLVEILGAGTDVSLLSVALVHYVALAHLGGGLLLTLGLLTRVAALLQVPILIGAVFVVHAGEGLLAAGQSFELATLVLFLLVAIFLHGSGRLSLDYYLFERAQAQEARRMQLNLFDRLPVPEPAPVPVAPVPVAPVPQAMTCTCEPSRDRSHARIRIERRYGMRALRFLTGTTGTPREVVFRCRDCRQVVETTVDPEDLAYYAYW
- a CDS encoding rhomboid family intramembrane serine protease; translation: MLFPIGDDDRHLDGPAFVTIALLLANVGVFVLQLMDPELIYGWSTVPYEITTGQDLVNAADATLSPASLDRLPQRPGPVPIYLTLLSSMFMHGGFGHLGGNLLYLWIFGDNVEHRFGHGAFLAFYLVSGLAASAAQIALDPDSVIPNLGASGAIAGVLGAYLVLFPRNRVHTVFFFRVIAVPALLAIGLWIVFQFINGFGAIAAAEQTGGVAYGAHIGGFFAGAVLALVLRQMLPEDRPNVLRPAMRRDPKAQRLW
- a CDS encoding NUDIX hydrolase; this translates as MPTEPPSHRRWTTIDSETVVDRWWLTLRADHVRLPTGAEIEEFHVAEVPDWSLIVALTDDGKAVLVEQYRYPVDRTALEFAAGIIGEGETPLDAARRELLEETGYEAGTWTSLGPCAVEPARQTNYGHLFVARGAHRVEAPSLDETEDLQVRLVDAADLVGLVERGEIVHGMHAAAVFWAVHRGLVPGGA
- a CDS encoding T9SS type A sorting domain-containing protein; this translates as MRLLCLCACVLLAGPVSAQSFILEASSGGGGLEEDVARGLALSPEGDRYITGIFEDVATFGEASVTSIGGNDFFLVKYGPAGDVLWARRGGTNANDFAAEVAVAPDGGVYLVGSFNGSATFDGGANPDVLLISAGGFDIFLAKYDIDGTIQWVQQGGGAGQDVGRDLAVDDSGNAYVAGSFEGDGNFGGRMVTSAGESDALLVKYAPDGSVAWARRSGGGQDDAGYGVAVTPDGTAHVSGVFRSTAQFGPLSRQSLGGADVFVAQYDASGEVAWATRIGSPEDEVTRGGGIDLAANGTVYVHGGFDGTITIGSDVLTSLGMADVFVARINRSGDPAWARRGGGDGDDAPNALNVFGNGVLITGAVEGSGSFSEVPFTTQAQDAYFAVFDIAGNLFDLNILGGPGDDVGTAIDSDASRAQFSVAGLFEETAAFGSLELTSAGETDAYLVDGRFGVVDLEPDAGAPTRHALGAAYPNPFRHSATLALDVAAAQHVRVELFDVLGRRVSMVHAGRLPAGQHRVTVQAAGLPTGLYLVRAEGETFQLTRRVTLVR
- a CDS encoding AMP-binding protein; this encodes MNVADLFQAQAEARPDAVALVEGRGRRRRAVTFADLERLGAEGAGRLAHAGLAKGDAVLVLVPLSVELYVVLAAVLRLGLVAVLLDPGAGRAHVAACCRVLPPAAFVGVPKAHGLRLFVPGVRRIPLRFAVGGWVPGAKRWSRGGGACPVTPCAPDDPALLTFTTGSTGAPKAAVRTHGFLRAQHRALAEALGHEAGQVDLPTLPVFVLAGLASGLTSVLPEADLRRPGAVAPAPVLAQIEAEEVTRSAASPAFFERLLGAEDLAPLARLRRLDTGGAPVFPDLLDRLQAAAPAAEVVAVYGSTEAEPIAELPAASLTASDRERVRTGSGLPAGRPVDTVRLRVIEDCWGTPIGPLSGTTFEALTCPPGTAGEIVVSGAHVLPGYLGGAGDAESKFEVGGVRWHRTGDAGTLETDGRLWLLGRCAAAVRDAHGTLYPLAVEAAAREVAGVRRSALVAAEGRRTLVVEAQDGFDDERLREALAWAHLAAVLPVAAVPLDRRHNAKVDYPALQVLLNRSG